In the genome of Maridesulfovibrio zosterae DSM 11974, the window CCCATGCCAGGATCATAAGTGCGAATACCGTTGGCAATAGCCCACTCTATTGGAGTGTAGTAACAAAGCTCAAAATGGAGAAACCGAACTTCCTCGAAGCAGCCCCAGTACCTGCCCCAAAGCTTATCTCCCGAAAAAACATACATAGAAAAAGCAATAGGATCAGGATTATCCCCTGAATAAGCTACAATAAAAAGGAGATTCTCACGCATACTTTTTTTCAATCCTCGAAAAAAATCAGCATTGAGATACTTACAGCTCCAGACACCAAATTTATCATTTGTCGACTCATAACATGCATACATCATAGAGAAATATTCTTCCGGTATTTCATAACCCGTTAACGTTTCAATACGTATATCTTCATTTCTAAGAGTCTTACGTTCTCTTCGAACAGTTTTACGACGATTACTGTTCAGTGTAGTTAACCAATGATCAAAATCACGAAAATCATTATTTCTCCACACATATCCCTGATGCTGCCATGCTGCATATCCGTATTTATCCATCCCGGAAACCCAATCGGTATCAGCAAAATTAAAGGCGCAGCTTCCTAATCCGTTTACTGAACAAAAACGATCAATTGTGTGGCATATGATATCGGTAATCTTAGCAGAACAAACGTCGTCAGCTATAAGGAATTTATACCCGGAAGCAGGAGTAAAGGGACTCATACCGACCACTTTAGGATAATAAGCAATGCCTCCTTTCTGAGCCACTTCAAACCAGACTCTATCAAAAATAAACTCTCCATCACTCTGGTCTCGCACATATAATGGAGCCAGCCCAACTAACCTTCCTTCAGTTCGAACCAGAAGATGAGCAGGTAACCATCCTGTTTCAGGAGAGGCACTCTTACTTTGTTCCACCAGCCTCAGCCAGTTCCACTCCAAAAATGGGAATTGAGCTGGTTTTGCCAGTTTGTCCCATTCTTCTTGTTCCACTTCGGTCACTGACGGAACCCATGAAACTTCATAACCATCTAGTATATCAGTCATTACCGACCTTCAAGGAGTCTCAGAAGAGACAATTTCATTTGCAAAAAAATCCGACACAGAAAAATAAGCAGCTACCTGCTCCATAAAAACAGCAGCAGTATTGGAATACTCGTCACTTTTCCATACCATAAAAATATCCATACTTGGAAAATCGTCCTGCAAGGGAACAAGTGCAATACCCTTACGGGTTATGTGGCTGTTCTCCGGCAAAAATGTAACCCCCATACCAGACGCAATCAAAGCAGAAGCTCCGGAAAGGCCCGAAATTTCCTGACTAATCGCCGGAGAAAAGCCTTTGGAAGTAAACATTTTCATTATGGCGTCATGTAAATCTGGCTGCCCGGCTCGTGGAAACATAATCAAATTTTCCTGAGCAATTTCCTCTAATGATACACTATCCTTTTGCGTAAAGATATGATCTTCCGGTACAGCAAGAATATGCTTCTTAGAAAAAAGCTTTACTGAAGAAAGTTCTTCCATGGCATAATGAAATATAGTTGAAAACCCTAAATCAAGTTTCCCGGATCTTATATTCTCAAGCTGATTTGAAGTTCCAAACTGACTGAACTGGACAGATACACCTGGATACTTACTACTGAAAGATCTTACTGCCTCAGGAAGAAGACTGTCCATGGCTGTCTCGGTAAATCCGACTTTAATATTGCCGTACTCCCCTTTAGACATACGCGCGACTGTAGATGCTGCCTCCTGTGCCTGCTCAAGAATAGAAACAGCCTGTCTGTAAAAATATCTACCTTCATTAGTAAGCCATACCTTACGGCTGTTACGCTCCAGAAGTCTTGCGCCAATCTCTTCTTCCAGAGATTTAATCTGCTGTGAAAAAGGAGGTTGTGCAATATGCACTCGGCGTGCAGCTCTTCCAAAATGAAGTTCTTCAGCAACGGCAACAAAATATCTGAGCTGTCGTAATTCCATAATTCCCAACCGACATCTGTGACAGATGTAGTATTTACAGTAAAAATTGCCCAATACAATATGACATCTAAAACCCAATATGAAATACCTATGCTTCCCCTACTTGGTATTCAACAATAAATTAAGCTTAATTACAACACGTATATATGATTGATTATGCGGAACATGGATG includes:
- a CDS encoding GNAT family N-acetyltransferase gives rise to the protein MTDILDGYEVSWVPSVTEVEQEEWDKLAKPAQFPFLEWNWLRLVEQSKSASPETGWLPAHLLVRTEGRLVGLAPLYVRDQSDGEFIFDRVWFEVAQKGGIAYYPKVVGMSPFTPASGYKFLIADDVCSAKITDIICHTIDRFCSVNGLGSCAFNFADTDWVSGMDKYGYAAWQHQGYVWRNNDFRDFDHWLTTLNSNRRKTVRRERKTLRNEDIRIETLTGYEIPEEYFSMMYACYESTNDKFGVWSCKYLNADFFRGLKKSMRENLLFIVAYSGDNPDPIAFSMYVFSGDKLWGRYWGCFEEVRFLHFELCYYTPIEWAIANGIRTYDPGMGGEHKARRGFFSTPSYSLHKFTERSMDLTFKTYIQEVNTLENGYITEMNKLMPFGKIPTDEDA
- a CDS encoding LysR family transcriptional regulator → MELRQLRYFVAVAEELHFGRAARRVHIAQPPFSQQIKSLEEEIGARLLERNSRKVWLTNEGRYFYRQAVSILEQAQEAASTVARMSKGEYGNIKVGFTETAMDSLLPEAVRSFSSKYPGVSVQFSQFGTSNQLENIRSGKLDLGFSTIFHYAMEELSSVKLFSKKHILAVPEDHIFTQKDSVSLEEIAQENLIMFPRAGQPDLHDAIMKMFTSKGFSPAISQEISGLSGASALIASGMGVTFLPENSHITRKGIALVPLQDDFPSMDIFMVWKSDEYSNTAAVFMEQVAAYFSVSDFFANEIVSSETP